From the Notolabrus celidotus isolate fNotCel1 chromosome 12, fNotCel1.pri, whole genome shotgun sequence genome, one window contains:
- the mal2 gene encoding protein MAL2: MSEPAANPAATSFPAPTISLPLGLEVLRTYTGVLVCLEILFGGLVWILVASSNVPVPLLQGWVMFVSITAFFLSTAYLTLLVTGLADRINTDWNFLDVFYHFLAVLFYFAAFVLEAATTAANGGAHINQLPNSTETVLCITYPRGNIFTVLTDHQYSINVAATIFAFVVTLCYGCSLAMGFKRWRM, from the exons ATGTCGGAACCAGCCGCCAATCCCGCTGCCACCTCGTTCCCAGCGCCAACTATTTCTCTACCTTTGGGTCTGGAAGTCCTGAGAACTTACACTGGAGTGCTTGTCTGTTTAGAAATA cTGTTTGGTGGCCTGGTATGGATCCTGGTGGCCTCCTCCAACGTGCCCGTGcccctgctgcagggctgggtgATGTTTGTCTCCATAACCGCCTTCTTCCTCTCCACTGCATACCTCACACTCCTCGTCACTGGCCTGGCTGATCGCATCAACACTGACTGGAACTTTTTG GACGTGTTCTACCATTTTCTGGCCGTGCTTTTCTACTTTGCTGCCTTTGTGTTGGAGGCAGCAACTACAGCAGCTAATGGAGGAGCCCACATCAACCAACTGCCTAACAGCACAGAAACTGTCCTGTGTATTACCTACCCTCGGGGCAACATATTCACAGTTCTGACTGACCATCAATACAGTATTAATGTGGCAGCCACG ATATTTGCATTTGTGGTGACACTCTGCTACGGCTGCAGTTTGGCGATGGGCTTCAAGAGATGGAGGATGTAA